The following proteins are encoded in a genomic region of Candidatus Bathyarchaeota archaeon:
- a CDS encoding HEPN domain-containing protein — MTKRHVKGEALSEEVREWYRRAERDLAKARDDLERGWYPEGCFYAQQACEKILKAYLRTVGVVVRAHRIEALLLAKGQGLQVDDLLENRGLLEELSEQYLAPRYPNFRGRVARRLEDYDRELAESCLEMAVRIWSRVEGAIERWVLDRPS; from the coding sequence ATGACTAAGCGCCATGTGAAGGGGGAGGCCCTTTCGGAGGAGGTTAGGGAGTGGTATAGGAGGGCGGAGCGTGATCTGGCTAAGGCGAGAGACGACCTAGAAAGGGGCTGGTATCCAGAAGGCTGCTTCTACGCCCAGCAGGCCTGCGAGAAGATCCTGAAGGCATACCTTCGAACCGTTGGGGTCGTTGTAAGGGCTCATAGGATAGAGGCGCTTCTGCTAGCTAAGGGTCAGGGCCTCCAAGTGGATGACCTACTGGAGAATAGAGGGCTATTGGAGGAACTCTCAGAACAATACCTAGCTCCGCGTTACCCAAATTTCAGGGGGAGGGTCGCTAGGAGGCTGGAGGATTACGATCGGGAGCTAGCCGAGTCATGTCTTGAGATGGCGGTGAGGATATGGTCAAGGGTGGAAGGGGCCATAGAGAGGTGGGTTTTGGATCGACCGAGTTGA